A stretch of DNA from Malus sylvestris chromosome 9, drMalSylv7.2, whole genome shotgun sequence:
TTCTTGTAGACAATATGCATCATTAGAAATCTAAATTCCCATCATAATAGCTTGGTGTAAAACAAAGTGGCAGAAGAGTTTGTGGAACAAATTGAGTGCCAGTCATCTGTCCCTAGTCTGGCTTCTTGCACTTTCTTCCTACATTAGCTTAACAATCCTCTAAACCTCAAGGAATAGTTCTTCATAAGTTGACAAAAGTTCTTCCAGCTTCAAAAATgcattgtttcatttttttttcaatttttagatCCGGCATTGTATAAAATTTCATCTATGTAGTATCAACTGTATACTCACTCAGCATTCCATACCAATATATACAAGGTCATGCAATGCTCTTTATTATTTAGCGAGAAATTAAAGACAGGTGAATATAATTGAAATACATTCAAATCAGAGAGGCAGAGCCAGATTATCTAGCAAATCAAGACCGCAGATTCAGACACAATTTAACATGCTAAACTACTTTCCAGTGAGCACAGATGATAAAGCATATAATGCCTCAAATGACCACGGTGAGGGATAGCTAACATGCAATGAAATACATCTCATATCATTGCACCTCAGCTGTGTATGTCTGATCTACCAGTTGAGGAAACAGGTTCTTATTTAGAGATCTTATTTGAATAACTGATAGAGATAATGTTTGTACACACTGCAAGTAGAACGTATTACCTGGACTAAGGGGATCACTGCCAAACGTGCAGCAACATTGTCAGATGATTTCTCACACTCCCTCCAAAGCAGATTATGAGCAGGCATATCTCCGTAACTAGTTACAAAAGCAAAATTACACGTCAACCTAAGAAACGATAACAAATAATCTACCCAAAGTAAGTATTGTCCTCACTTGAAACCAAGTTCAGCAAGCCTCTGAGAACACCAAGCAAAATGGCGACTCTCATCGTCAGCGACATGAGCAAAGTCAGCAAAAAGACCCTCCCCTAGAGTCTCACTAAAAGGTGAAAAACGAACAACAGTATCCCACGCCAAATCAATTGCATTGAGCTCAACGTGAGCAAGATTATGAAGCATATAAGCATTAAGAGGCAAACCCGAGTTCTTGGGAGCTGGAATTTCTTTAGGAGAAACCTGAACTCACGCAATACGATAGGTAATAATGAGTGTGGCTGTAAAGCATTGTATACATGTTTTCGATCACTCGAAAAGTTAACTATGAAAACACTGGATGAGTTCGAAAGCCGgaaaatttgcatcaaaacaaacTAAGGATACAGATAATGACAATACCCAATTCAATATACAGGTAAAATATCCTTCTTTGATGTTTAATTTAAGCAGTGAATCCCAAAACCCacaaatcaaaatcaaacaaaaaatatataaacatgaTGAAATTGTAAGTTACCCatgaaagatgatgaaattaCCAGTTGGGGTTTGAAGGGGCGAGCGGGCGGAGGAGGGGGATCAGATGCACCGAGCGGTAGGCGGTCATGGCGCCACCTGGAATAAGCGAGGTGGGAAATCCTTGACTTGGCGAGGGGGTCGCTGGTAGAAAGAACCAGAGCGCCGAGCTCTGCGAGGGAGGAAGCTGACGACACCATTTGACTGTAATGCTTGTCAATGGAGGAGGGCTGTGACTGTAGCGGCTGAGGCTGTGGGCCCTTGGTACCCCACCAACGGTTCTCATTGAGCGGGCACTCTCTCCAGGTTTGCAGGCCGGACCAAGGTGAGTATTgcaagcaagaagaagaagaagaagaagaaaaggaggaggCTTGGAAGGTGGGAGAAAGCATGGCCTTTACTTTGAGACGCTGCATTTTGTTACAACTTTCATGTGACTGGGTGCCGAATTCCTTCACTACTCCGATGTTCTACCTTCGTATCCTTCTCGTTGTTGATAAACAGAGCATTTCTGGTcactttttatctttttcttggGGCCTCGTTTTGTTGATAAACAAAAATGTAAAACAATGCTCACACTCTCTttccataccgattttgtgacAAACTTTTTGTGGCAATTGGTAATTGCACGGTATTGTACTGAACCAAATTTTTTTAGTAGGATATTGGTATTCGATACCATTACCATGGTATTACCGTACCATagtgaaaaatatatataatatttcaataaaaggaaaaaaaacaaaaaaaaccttcaGTTGCCTCACTCAAGCCACACCCACCTGAATCAACCAATACCCACATACCAAAATCCCCCAGAACATCCCAAACCCATCTTCAAAATCCCACCCTTTTGATTATAAACTGGGAGAGGaagacaaaacccaaaaaaaaagtgaaaaaaaaaaaagaagtattGGTCTTGAATTGGGTTTAAGAAAAAGAATCAGATTGTGGACCAAAAAAGTGGCCTAAACAAAGTGGTAATTATTATTTACTATATCATACCAACCGAAGAATTAGCATACCGAACTTTGGTATACCAAAAATTTGGTACAATAATGGTAATAAATTTTATCATACCAAAAatttggtatggtaattggtATGAgagttttggtacaataaccgTACCAAAACCACCCATACTCCTATCttagaaaatcatggtcccacaactTCTACTAAGGCCCAAATCCAACTCAATCAAAAGGTGCCCAACAGTTTAAAGAGAGATAGTTTAAGCTTATAAGTTAATTTATTGTTAGATTAATCTGGTGTCTCTTATTAAAGAAGACCTTAGGTGAACAACATTGATTTTTCAAATCGTAATTATTCAATAAAGTCTTAGAGCATCTCCACAAATTGATGGAAGGCAATGGCAAAAGCAACAATGTTCCTTTCCAAACCCAAAAACCTCTCCAACAGTCCAATAAACCAAAGGCAAGCGGTGGGCCAACCACTGCTAGCCCAAACGTCCAACCATCTTAAGCGGGGCCTACTGCCTTTGGGCAAGTTGACGTCATCATGACACTAGCgcaaactttaatttttttaattagatgcGTGTAACTGTGAAGGGAAAGTGAGAGACAAAACTTGTAGCGGTGGGCCTCGCTGCAACAGAAATCCTAGCCCACTCCAACGGCTAGTTGAAATGGCCAAATGTGGATTGTTGGATTTACAGTTGTCATAAGATCTAGACTGTTGAATTTCCAACagtaaaaataatttaaaatcttACCGTTGTGCCACATGGTGTAATCTAGGGGAGATGCTCTTAGGTCATTTCGAATGGAGATGGCTAAACGTCCAAAAGCCAAAACATGACCTGAGTTGCCAAAAAAACTCATCTCTAAATGATGGCTGGGTTATAATTCTATAGAGCTCACCAAGCTATTATTTGGTCAAAGTGGCATTAGGCTAGCCAAATGTAGCTCTCCTCTTAGCCCATTTTCTGGAGTTTAGCTTCTCAGTTgtaataattgattcaaattcaacggcTATATTTGAAAGATCCAACAGtcattaattaaattaaccaataaatttaaaatataagctaaaactaataaattatcaaggggttaTGTTTAgccccttcagttggagatgatatATGAGTATAACCTGACActattcatttaaaaataattttttgcatgACTATAATTCTAAACGGAATTATGTTTAGTCCCTTCAATTGGAGATGacattagagcaagtccaccagACACAAAATTGCCCAGCACCCTGTCCAAAAATCAGCCCAGCACCCTGTCAATCTGCTCCAGCCCGCAAAATagcctggcacccagcccaagccaggCAACAGACCAGCCCATTTCGGATAGACCCAAAGGCCGACCTATTTGGCTGGCGCGTGCAACACACTCGCGACTGGGCGTGAGTAGGAGACAAGAGTGTAGGCGGCGGGGCCCGCTTGTCAGCCCACTTGTGTTCACCCAGATTAGAGCTATGTGGCCCTCCTCAGTGCCGTTTGATTTTCAACGGCTATTTTttgtagaccgttggatttccaacggtaaaaaaattttaatttgacttttaaaatggaccgtcctatcacagatcaacggtccacgttttttcacaaaaaaataaaaataaaaataaaaataataaaaaaggtccaatgataggagcatatttatgcgacttagttagcttgttcttgtgcatttacgttgtatttccttagttattttattgttcaaagttatttttgtgtgttttcagactctaagtacaaagtatgcaagatgatgcattttggaggcctttggagcatgtttcgggcttggaatggatagcaaatgcatgggccaagtggatgaacgaatttgagaactaaagaggccaagaatatgaagaattatggtccaaaagatgaagaaaacagcctaaaaatctgtcaccccaacttgcattccttgccatgcaaaccacatagaattccctttggattccatgccatgcttgatcactcttgtcccttacataatttctaatttcatgcttcaattcatttaattattacactcaattgcttgatacctcttgttcccttcactcattagattttagacaacatttacatccattacatgcaccaattgatgctccatcattcacatttggaatccaatgccatgtgcaacacatgttgttgcacctttgacccatttgttgacacatttcacctctctttccatctctatgcaatgtacacaatcattcatgctccctagctacaacaccactccattttacccttcacactttgcatcattacttcattttcacccttggaccattgcacaccacacacacaaattgccatgcatttcatccttaacctaacctgaaggtttttggggcctataaatacatgtttacaccccttggccaaaggacaatcccccatattcatcattttatcacaaaaattcgtccatacacaccctaggaagcaaaacaccccaaaaacatcattctagtgcctagaaaacataacagccactccaccttcttccaccctctttgcctagttctccaccaccctccaaccatcaaacactcctccacactcaccctaaacccttccataccattccccatccattctacatcataaaactacctaAAATCTGTCCATaaaccaatctgccgcaagcaagggaaaggaggaatcttggatgcacttgctaccaagttggagcattttaggtgttttctttcctttgattttaatgtctaattttatgtatctttgctttgtgagtatgaggaactaaacccctcttagttagggggtgattcgaaactatgttcatacttgcaatatgatttgattacatccagttgtgattcataagttgtgaattcaatttacttatccgttcatataaaaactaatttgtgtatgttggttaagagtgcacgcttaattttcatgcatgaatttgacgctagaatataagggagtttcacctaatcgttataaacttatattcacaagtagtgaaggttgctagtcacaatcacgttaagtaaactcttggcataagtttcatgcaaatcatagtaacgagtgcctcgtcaatgcttatgtttttcatagaacttaatgattcttgcttgtatctctattatgcaattcatgtagggaacttgtagggaatgttttgggttgtcgtatgcaatcatccaacctaataacttgtggaaaaaactgagggttaattagtgcaattcacggttaatttggggcgttgagtattcatagcttatcgaaaagcaactggaaatcattttgtatgcaagtgtgacatatgtggagaagaacctcctagctaatcttccatccataagtttcattcaaattcacttacaatctgttttgttttacaaagttt
This window harbors:
- the LOC126583991 gene encoding uncharacterized protein LOC126583991 — its product is MQRLKVKAMLSPTFQASSFSSSSSSSCLQYSPWSGLQTWRECPLNENRWWGTKGPQPQPLQSQPSSIDKHYSQMVSSASSLAELGALVLSTSDPLAKSRISHLAYSRWRHDRLPLGASDPPPPPARPFKPQLVSPKEIPAPKNSGLPLNAYMLHNLAHVELNAIDLAWDTVVRFSPFSETLGEGLFADFAHVADDESRHFAWCSQRLAELGFNYGDMPAHNLLWRECEKSSDNVAARLAVIPLVQEARGLDAGPRLVQKLVGFGDLRTSNIVARIADEEVAHVAVGVHWFVDVCQKMGCAPSSSFKDLLKEYNVELRGPFNYSARDEAGIPRDWYDLCANNPHKDKKTDKSEKLSEVYERLASIISMESENSSLNKPE